A stretch of DNA from Equus quagga isolate Etosha38 unplaced genomic scaffold, UCLA_HA_Equagga_1.0 836_RagTag, whole genome shotgun sequence:
ATGTTCCTAAAACAACCTATTAAAAACTCATAGGCTTTTGAACTCTAGAACTGTACCTTTTTTGACTACTTGATCACCGTCTATACCCATTAGACTGTGAACTCCAGGAAGGCAGGGGTCATATCTGGTTTGGTTATCAATGTACCATCAGGGTGCAATATGTGACACATAGGTGGAGACcaaaaatttctgttcattgaatgaatatgtAAATGATATAAGTCTATGATCTGGCTtgtgtaaaatgaatataatgcTACTGGAAATACTGGCCCATTGAATTGAGAAGAAGGTCTTTTGCAGTAAAAGTAGTTATGTTCGTAGGatggtgtctctctgtgtcctcgaGAGCTGCTTGTCTATCTGAGGGAAAAGTTGAAGGTTCAGGAGGCAGAATAAGACTTCCCTCGGGGTAAAAAGTGATTTCACTTCAGTGCTGTGCTTTGGAGAAACTTCTCACAGAGACAGCAAATGACATCTCTGCAGTGCAGCTTCTCCATGACATCTTCTCTTGTCTAAACTTGCCCTTTGGGGCCACAGGTGACAAATGAGTTCCAACCGTTATCCCCGATCCCCAAGTAACCAGTATATTTACCCACCTGGGCGGAGGCCTAGACTTGAGTTATCAAAATAGCGAACTGGGTGAGGTGCTGGGAAAGACTTTGATCGGCCATCAAAAAACCAAGATTTCGGTGAGTCCTTTGGCACAGGATCTTGTAAATTCCGTTCCTTGCATTGAGAAGGCGTATGCTGTCTCTCTTGAGAAGCTGGTCCGGTCACTTTAGGAGACTTTGGAGAATTCTCACAAGTCACTTCTTTGTGAGCTTCTCTTTTAAGAGTTCTCTCCTTCCACATTTTGACCTCATTGGAAAGATGATGATTATTGCTTAAatgtggggaaaaataaaagagactgtAAGACTGCTCAATTCcagaaatatattcatatttacataaaattttttttcttaattgtggtaaaatatatgtgacatataatttaccattttatcatatttacattttaatttcaaccTAATGCTTCCTAAGTTTGGATTATTTCCACagttcagaaaatgaaatgaggtcaatataaattgaaaaattgtACTAAATCTCCGTGATCACAGAATCTTGAAAAGTATGATATTAGGTTTCAAATGAATCAGTGATGTCGTCCAGCATGGTTTATCTACTGATACTCTGTGGCAATAATTTGATAAGTTAGTCTTCTGGATGGATGAATCTTTAATGTacctttgttattttaaaagatatattacaCTGTGCTTTTCTGGATTACTTATAGTGTTGCTTCCCACAGGAAATGC
This window harbors:
- the LOC124234520 gene encoding centromere-associated protein E-like codes for the protein MWKERTLKREAHKEVTCENSPKSPKVTGPASQERQHTPSQCKERNLQDPVPKDSPKSWFFDGRSKSFPAPHPVRYFDNSSLGLRPEEQTAGAESVDPQPGPWHASSGQAVPECKTQ